Genomic segment of Triticum aestivum cultivar Chinese Spring chromosome 6A, IWGSC CS RefSeq v2.1, whole genome shotgun sequence:
AACAAAGTAGATGTTCAGTTTTGTTCTAAAGCATCTTAAGTTTCTATTTAATATGAAAGTGGCATGGCAGCTTATTTGCAATTCATGACGGTCTCTGGAAGAAAGCTGTGGATCTTGTATAGATTCAAAAGTGGAGAATTCTAGTGTAGATATCCTGTTAATCATTCATGCCATCCTTGGATCAGGATATATATTTTTTGCTATAATCATGTATTGGCTAGTTTGCTTTGTAAGTTGATCTTATTTTAGGAAGAAAACATCATGCCTTTCTTTTTTGGATGACTATTGTTCCGAAGGTTCTGCTGGGAGATAATCTTTTCCGCATGTATTTGATAACAACATGGGACCTCAGTTagacagttttttttcttttttcaataAGGAGGTTGgaacccccagcctctgcatctcaAATTCTCAATTTAATCTCAGAGTTCCTGCTGTACTAGAAGATATTCTGTCCATTAGCCGACTTCTGCTTGATCGCAGTATTGTTAATTTCCTTATTGCTGTTTTAATTATGTGGTAAAATAAAAAAAGAACGATTTTTATTCTCATGAAGTCGTGAGTAATATATTTGTTCAAAACTAACTTTTTTTTTGCTAGATTTCCATTTACAATGCTAGTACTGCAAAAGGCAATAAAGATGGTCTGGGAACTTCCAGATGTGATGAGAATAGCATATGCATTTGTACTGGTAATGCTTTGTTGGATGGCATTATGGTCCTTTGGAGTTTCTGGCATTGTTGCTATGCCCATACCGAATTGTGGGCAATGGTGGCTTGTTCTGGTGAGGGCAAGTTGTTGCCATTATTCTATGTTGGATTTCAATGTTTTCTTTGCTTTTAGTTATTTTCTAATAATTATCCTGCAATTTGCAGGCTTTATCAGTCAGTTTGTTTTGGACTGGAGCTGTCCTTAGTAATACAGTCCATGTCATAGTATCAGGAATGGTGTTCCTTGTTCTCATTCATGGTGGACAAGCTGCTGCGTCGATGCCCCCCAAACCACTTCTAAAGTCACTTCAGTATGCTGTTACAACTTCTTTTGGAAGCATTTGCTATGGATCACTCTTTACGGCTGCCATTAGGACTTTACGTTGGGAGGTCTGTGACTTACTGGCTAGAGTTAGCTGGTGTGAAATTTTTAACTATCAATTAATTGCCTGCCATTTGTTTACTCCTTTTCATTCTTTATATTTAATTTCAGATTAGAGGAGTTCGTTCTAAAATTGGCAACAACGAGTGTCTTCTGTGCTGTGTTGATTTTTTCTTTCATATTGTGGAGACACTTGTTCGTTTCTTCAACAAATATGCATATGTGCAGGTCAGTTGCAAATATGAGTTTATCTATTCAGAAGTTCTCAGGATGTATAAGATATCAAGTTAAAAGAGTCTGTTCTCTGTGTTTTGCAGTTTTGCCATGCATATTTGTGCACTATGTTTTTTTTCATGTTTCCTCAAACTATATCAGCTTTGCATGAAAACTGGGCCAGGGGAGCCTGCCCCCTACGGCCCATCGGGACAAGCGGGTCGACACAAATTTAATTGCTCAAGATGCATTATGTCGTTACAATAGCATACACCTTTGCAAGTTTTGTTAGCATCCGGTttataggaaaattttaaaatctTGATCCAAAATTGCCTCTGTTGTAGAGTTGCAAATATGCTAACTTGTGATGCTAAGCGTGTTCATGCTAGAAATAGCCTGTTTTTCTAGACATGCTAAAATTCCTACCGATAAATGATTCTGTTTGTAAAGATGTTGTACTACTACTCCCTATTTTATATGAATCTAGTATTAAAATGGGTCGGACCATGTTACCCAAGGGGATATGAGGCCAGTCACCACTGGATCATTGGGCAGGCACCATGTCCCTGAAGAAAGCAGAGGGGCCAACGGGTACCAGGTCTGGGCCAGAGCGGGTCGGCTCATTCCCGTCCTTAGGAATCTTGATACCCAAAGCATGTGACTGCGAAGCAAATCGCTGATTTTGTTCTTTTCGAATTGGTAAAACTTTGTATGGAGAAATGATTTGTTCCTTCATAGTATTGGTTATTGATATCAATCAAGTTGCTGATCATTACCTAAACAATGGTTTCGGGCTTACTACTGCATTATACACTTGTATCACACTGTTTTTCACTTTCAGATAGCTGTCAACGGACAGAGTTTCAATCGTTCAGCTAGGGATGCTTGGGAGCTGTTCCAGTCGACTGGCATTGAAGCACTTATTGCTTATGATTGTTCTGGTGCTGTTCTTTTGATGAGCACAATATTAGGTGGGTTAATTACAGGAACTTGTACTGGTGTTTGGACATATTTCACACAACGTGATAAAGCAATTATGGTTGGCTCGACCTCTATGCTGATTGGCATGATACTGGTAAGTGCTTACATGAGCATCCAGTTTTGATTGAAGTGTTTTAAAGGGGCCTCCCGGATTATGTATTTTTCTTGCAGTAGAAACTCTTACGTATTGCTAGGAGCTGCATGACTGAATTTTatgaatagtactccctccgtccagaaaaacttgtccctcaaatggatgtatctagcaccaagttactgctaaatacatccatttgatggacaagcttgggacaagcttttccggacggagggagtatctgttaTGGATATTTCGAGTTAAATATTTCCTGCTGAGTTTATTCGGAACTGAGAGCCGCTTTATTTTGCAGGTCGGGCTAACTGTCGTGGTTGTTGAAAGCGCAGTTACATCAATATACATATGCTATGCTGAGGACCCTCTTCTAATCCAGAGATGGGATCCTGAATTTTTTGAGCAAATGTCAGAAGCACTGCACCAGCGACTGCAGTACCGAAGCTCCCGAGCCCGCCAAATACTGAACGGTCGGCTTGATCATTTGCCAAATACATCAAGTATTTGAATCTCATGTCAGATACGTCATTTTTGTCAAACCATTGAACGGGCAGCAGCCATTTCCAGAACAAGTTGTTTTGGATCCTCCTGCCATGAAAACATAGAGAACGAAGTGCCCCATTAATCTTCGAGGCCTTCAAAAGCAATATTCCCTAGCAGGCAGTCGTATGTACCTTCTGTTCTTCTTTGCGTGGGGTATGTTCATAATTATGTAAACTAGGACAATgatcgtgcgttgcaacgggggcaCAAATATTCAACACATACAATATATCTCGAGGATCCTCATGCACATCAAGTGACATTATCAAATTTTATCAACGCTAATCACTTTTTTCCTTCTCCTTTCTCCACACACTATCTGCCTCTCCGCCATGCATACCAAGCTCGACGTATCAATGGGGGATCCAGCTTGCAATCCCCCTTCCACCCCACTGAACAGTTGTGTTATAGTATTTCCCAGTGTGCTTATGTTAGCCTGTCCCGCCCCCTCCCTACGCCCCCCAAGCATGCCCATGCAGCGCACATGTAAACTTACAAAGAAATGTCCTTGCTCGCCCTAGTTAGCAGCAAATTATTTAAAAATCAAGAAGTTTAATATTGTAGTAATATGCACTATGTGACATATGTGATAAGCAATTCTAACTaatccaaaaataaataaataaaatattgtaGTAATATAACAAGTTTGATTAAGATATTAATACAAACAATTTTTGTGACTCCTACTCAATACCTAGGTGAAGACTAGTAGAacacccgtgcgttgctacgggctataatgCATATACTATATTTGATTGAGTCGACAACAATCGTCATGTAAACCTTTCCTCTCTATATATATCTCCGTCTCTCCCTTCCTCCACTCATCCTTTCTCCTACTCTCTAGGGGACAGGCATGGATGTCGAGCGTATCGCATGGGCAGGGTTAGGGGATACAAGAGGAATAGGGGACCCCCTCATGAAGATTCTCCCCTAAATTTTGTTTAAGTCAACATCATCCTCTATTTTTTATTTCAATCCATATATCTAAGTTGTCAGCATGATGGAGAGTGATGCTCCATCATAGGGTGCTCGGGACACCATGTCAGTATAAAAATCATTGGGATGACTTTGTTTTTCTATCGTACATAGTATCTCATTTTAACTTCTATCAAGAGTAGGGCACAAGCACACTCCAAACACTACAAGTAATGGTGACTGGAATAGGCAAATAGAGAGAATACTCATATAAATTAGTCATCTTAGACTGAATACAATCTCTTTAGGCTTCCCGCCCAACAACTCACAAGCTTCCAAGAATATTGTTGGATTCGAGTTTCTTGCTGCAACCTGTTAGCAGAGAAAGCAGAGAACTGAATTTATGTCGAATATTAATAGAAAACCGAAGGTAGAACCTGCATACAAAGGACATTAGATACATAGTGAAGGTTCACCTAGCATGCTTAGTTTAGGCTACTCCTCTGTAAATCTGTACCCACCTCAGCAGATACAACGACTACATTAAACAAGTGATCTCATTCCAGGGCCTCTAAAAGTGTCCAGAGATGGGTTCTTAAGTTGGACAATACAATTGTTCTTACACCAGCCCTCCACAATGCTTCAAAAAAATATTTAGCATTATGGTAAATGAGCTTCCATCGAACAGGTGCTCAACATCTCTGGTTCAGTTAGCAAATGAGATGATTCAGCCTTATAATGTAAATATTTAGCACTCTACTATTTCTAACTACATTGTTTTTTTTGCATAATGGAGCAGTTGAATGATCATAGCTTGTGTCTGACAGTATAACACTATGAACCACCTTACCAATTTAGAATCAATCAGCAAAAAATTGTAGCGACCAAGATAGATGCTTTGAAGGCATGTTGCTTCAACACTACATTAATGTTGTACTCGTTCAACCTTGAGCTATCACTCTTACATTAATATTTTCCTACATGAACcttatagagtatataagtatgtaAATCACGATCAAATTCACCTCATGGAGACATTATTCCGTACTCACAAAACAACATCTGCTCACTTTGCTAAGTAGGTCCATGATGTATATTCTGCCGTCCATTTGTCCAACAAACCAACATTTTAAACACCCTTTCCACAATATAACCTTTCTTCTTCTCAAGATATTACTTCAAATGTGTCTTAGTGCTTTATATCATGGAAGTTGTCATGCAGACAATCATTTTAACAAGGCCACAGTGAGTGTGCAACTAACACAGTTATGATAAGCACTGTGCAAATTATATCTAATAAAAATAAGAGTGAACTTCTACATGCACTTGCATGCAACTCGGCCTCCTATTAAAATGACTTTTCACATGGCTTATGATCTCTCTATTTTAAAGTTAGAAATGCGACCGACATACTAAATTTGCAAA
This window contains:
- the LOC123127504 gene encoding CTL-like protein DDB_G0274487, whose protein sequence is MSSSSPSSSDQSGNPSPPPPAPAGGRPGAGPAAWPRRRCRDVFWLVVFLLHLLVFGGALALAGLNRFRVADRFNIDRYANHTAAAPSAAVAPPGSDVGVSKEKALPPELTETYWKYYGAAGAVGTLLAWSWLAAAAGKKDGGRVLMRAAVHSLTAYLAVISVLCFWGNHSFWGVALAVGAALHFLYVMSVIDRFPFTMLVLQKAIKMVWELPDVMRIAYAFVLVMLCWMALWSFGVSGIVAMPIPNCGQWWLVLALSVSLFWTGAVLSNTVHVIVSGMVFLVLIHGGQAAASMPPKPLLKSLQYAVTTSFGSICYGSLFTAAIRTLRWEIRGVRSKIGNNECLLCCVDFFFHIVETLVRFFNKYAYVQIAVNGQSFNRSARDAWELFQSTGIEALIAYDCSGAVLLMSTILGGLITGTCTGVWTYFTQRDKAIMVGSTSMLIGMILVGLTVVVVESAVTSIYICYAEDPLLIQRWDPEFFEQMSEALHQRLQYRSSRARQILNGRLDHLPNTSSI